GCTGCTCGGCTTCAAGCACGTCGACCACGGCATCGAAGTTCTTGTAGGTTTCCTTCAGATTAGCACCCTCTGGGGCTACGTCGCGATCGTGAAACGCATAGAAAGGAGCCCCCAGCTTTTCGATGAACTCGAAAGCAACCTTCACACGATTGACGGCGTTCTCGACCGAGTCACTGCCATCGTCCCATGGACGCAGTGCGGTGCCAGGGCCGAAGGGGTCGCTGCCTGTTCCGCGGAACGTGTGCCAGTATGTCACGCTGAAGCGGAAGTGCTCCTTCATGGTCTTCCCTTCGACCACTTCGTCGGGGTTGTACCAACGGAAGGCCAGGGGATTGCGCGACTCGGGGCCTTCGTATTCGATCTTTCCAACTTCAGGAAAAGCAGACATGATTTTTTCCAATTAGGGGTGTGAAGTTTTTTCTCTTAGAGTTCGAGCTGGGAATCGGCGAACACCATTTCCTTCTGGTGCTGCTCGATCAGTTTTTGAATCGACTGGATGACCTCAGGGTTCTCCTTGGCCAGATCCCGTGATTCGCCGGGATCTTCTTCCAACTGGTATAGCAGCGGCGGGTTGTGGACTTCCGCTTTGGGCTGGCCATAGCCGGTTTGGGTTTTCAAATGCATCTTCCACGGACCGACGCGGACGGCCATCAATTCGTAACCACGATAGTAAAAGAGGGCCTCGCGCTTGCTCTTGCCGGTCTGCTTTAGCACTGGTGTCAGGTCGTAGCTATCGAGCTTGCGATCGGAAGGGAGGGGGAGTCCGGCCAGCGATGTAAACGTGGCCATCAGATCCATCGTGCTGCCGACGTCGGCGGCGACTTCCGCGGCAGGAATGGTCTTAGGCCACCAGAAGATTGTGGGCTCGCGCATGCCGCCATCGAACGTGCTCCCTTTGCCGTCTCGCAGCGGACCAGCGGAACCGCCGTGATCGCCATAGATCAGCCAGGGGCCGTTATCGCTGCAGAAAACAACGAGCGTGTTTTCGTCGAGGCCTGTTTCACGCAGCTTTTGCAGGACCTGACCGACGCTCCAATCGATTTCTTCGATGACGTCTCCATAATATCCGCGACGGCTCACGCCCTCGAATTCCGGCGAGCGAAACAAGGGAACGTGCGGCATCGAGTGAGCCAGATACACGAAGAACGGTTTGTCCTTGTTTTCGTCAATGAACTTGACCGTCTCTTCGGTGTAACGCCGGGTGATCGTCGTTTGGTCGGCGGGACGCTCGACGATCTCTTCATTTCGCATCAGGGGAACGTTGAAGTATTCGCTCTTGGGATGCCAGAACGATTCGCGCCCTTTGGGGGCCGAAGCGATCCGGTCCATGTCGTTAGAGTATGGAATACCGAAGTAGTAATCGAAGCCATTGCTGGTCGGCAGGAACTGCTTGTGATGTCCGAGGTGCCATTTGCCGATGCAGGCCGTCGCGTAGCCACCTTCTTTCAATGCTTCGGCAATCGTGAATTCTTCGGCTGGCAGGCCCCCCTTCGAGTTTGGGAACAGCACACGCCGCGTGTTACTGCACATGCCGCTACGGCACGGCAGGCGACCGGTCATCAAGCCGGCGCGGCTGGGGGTACAAACCGAAGCTGCCACGTAGAACTGCGTGAACTTCATCCCTTCGCTGGCCATCTGATCGAGATGCTTTGTGCGAATGGTGGGATTACCAAAGCAACCTAAGTCGCCGTAGCCCAGGTCGTCGCAGAAGATTACGACGAAGTTCGGCTTCTTGGCAGTCGAAGTCTCTTGGGCGGATGCGAAATCGGCGCAACAGATTGCGATCATTGCAAGCAGCAGCAAGCGCAAAGCAAGGTGGGGCAGGCGATAAACCATGAGGCAACTCGGCAGATTAGTTGAATAGCTTTAGGGGCAAGGTAGGTGCTGTGCATCATAAGCCTTGTCCGGGGGTGATTCAACCAATCGAACTCCCACGGATCAGAGAAATTTTTCAAAGCACGAGGGCACGCCTCACGACGATGTAAATCGTCGTAAAACCCAATCCCCCCAGGCCCCTGAAAGTTGAGCGATGGCGAATAGAAGCCTTGCCTTGCCTGGCATGACGATCTCAGTCTGACGTTTTTCACAGCCTTTGAGGACCGTTGCCGCGAGTGTCTGCGGATCGATCGCTTTGACCTTCACACCTGCCCCGGGTTTCGCGGCAGAATCGGGCAAGTTAGTCGTCTGCTGGGCGTAACGTGTTCCGGCGTCTTCGCGGGCAATTGGACCGGGGCAAACCAGCATCACGTGTATGCCGGCGTCGGCTAACTCAAGCCGAAGTTGATGATTGAGCCCTGCCAACGCGAACTTGGAGGTTGCATAGGGACCGATGAACTTGGAAGCACTCTTCGAAGCAAGCGAGCCCATGTTGACGATGTGACCGCGGGAAGCTTCCAGAAGGGGCCTGGCAGCTTGAACGCAGCGTACCGTCGATAAGACATTCAAATCGTACGAGCAGAGAAACTCGTCGATAGAGGTCTCGCATACCAGTCCGCGGGAACTGACGCCAGCGATGTTAAACAAGGCATCGAGTTTGCCGTACTTCTGACGGACCTCTGCCAGTAGGTTCACGACGTCGTCATCGTTGGTTACGTCGGTAGGTACACAGTGAGTCTGCTTGCCGTCGGCGTCCAACTGGGCCGCGGCCGCGCTAAGTTTATCTTCGTCCCGTGCTGCCAGCACGACGTGGCATCCTTGGGCGATGAGCTGCTGGGCGAGGACTTTGCCGAAGCCTTGCGAGGCTCCGGTTACCACCGCGACCTTATCCTTCCAGTATGTCACCGTTGTCGTTCTATGTCGTAATTGAGTTGCTTAGTCTTTGGGTTGACAAACCAAACAAAAGCCCCTGATCCGATCAAGACGAACCAGGGGCTTAAGGGGTGCATGATGGGAGTTGTAATTATACGGTCACTTCGTAACCTTTGCGAGCTTCCCTTGACTGCATCGCGTTGGCCTGGTCGTCACCCAGGATCTGCTCGCTCTTGGGATCCCACTTAAGCGATCGGTTCAAGCGAATAGCGATGTTCGAGAGGTGGCACGTGGTCAATGCTCGGTGATGGGTGAACACGTCGGAAATGGGGAGCTTCCGTGTCTTCACGCACTCGAAGAAATTGGCCATGTGGGCATTATTGCCCGCCGGTGCCTTACCGCCGTAAACCTCGGCGATCGCATTTTCCGGCAGCGGGTTGTCCTTGAGTTCGTCGACCGGCCCCCCCACGATCTTGCCACGGTTAACCAGAAAACGTCCTTTGGTACCGGTAAACATGATCCCGTTATCAAAACCCAGTTCTTTCTGGTGTGAGTCCTTGATATCCATGACTACGCCGTTGTCGAAGGTCGCTTTGACATGGAAGTTGGTCGCACAGTTGTAGCGATCGTCCTGCAGTGGCATGCCGTCCTTGAACTCAACGGGATGCTTGGCGTAGATCGGTTCGATGGAGCTTGGGCCCTGGCCATCGCCGCTCTGGCCGATGCCCCACTGGGCGATGTCGACATGGTGAGCACCCCAGTCGGTCAGCTTGCCGCCAGAGTATTCGTACCACCAACGGAATTCGTAGTGGCAACGCGTTTTGGGTTGATTCCCTTCTTTGGCCCAACGGTAGTCGACCAGCGGTGCCTGACCGAGCCACTTTTCCCAGTTCAGTCCGCTGGGGACATCAACAACCGGAATTGAGTTGCTGGTGGGAGAACCGCCGATGGCAACAGCTACGTGCTGGACATCACCAATGCGTCCGTCTCGAATCAACGCGATGGCCTGAAGGAACTTCAGCCCCATTTCGCTACGCTGCTGGGTACCAACCTGGAAGACGCGACCTGTCTCTTTGGCGACCTGGCAGATCTTCTTGCCTTCGTCGATGGTCAGCGTGAGGGGTTTTTCGCAATAAACATCTTTGCCTGCCTTCATTGCTTCGATGGCGATCTTCGAGTGCCAGTGATCGGTAGTCACGATTGTGACGATCTCGATATCGTTGCGATCGAGGATCTTCTGGTAGTCTTCGTAAACGTCGACGTCTCGGTTAACGCCTTTTTTGGATTGAATGTCGGTGACCTTCTTCTTCGCCCCGTTGGCGTGGTTGGCATCGACATCGCATACCGCCACCACGTCACCCAACTGCATCGCGTTAGGACCAACGGCGTTCCAGCGGCTTCCAGTACCAATGCAGCCAACCAGTGGTCGGTCGTTCGACTCACTCGACTTCTGCTCGTCGGCTAGGGCGTTCTGGCTGGTGAAGATATAAGGAACCGAAACAGCCGCAGCAGTCGCGGCCGAAGTTTTGAGAAAGGATCGTCGATCGGAAGGGCGTGGACTCAAAGCGGTTACTCCGTAGGTGAGTGGATGGTAAATAGACTGCGCGAATCCGTAGGAGATTGAATGACGAAACTCCCCTGTGTGGGCACAAGGGGGCAAGGCCCTGACTTAACGTTCAGGTAATGGGGCAGGGTGTTTTATAATAGTCTTTCGGGGATCGGTGTACCATAAAATTCAAAAAAATGACGGTCTTCATCTTTCCCGGCACTCTTGTCGGGGGAATCGATCAGGAAAATCGTTTCCCATAAACCCAGAATTAGGTGGCAAGGATGTCCCTTGCTGGCAGCGAGCATAAGTTTCTCAAATGAAATGAGGCTCAAAGTGAGAAAAAACCACGCTGTATGGGCATTGGCAATGGTTAAGGATTCTCAAAACCCCATCGTCATCTACTAAACGATGGGCTAGAGTTATGCGTGTCGTTCTCATTACTTCCCGCATTCACCACCTAACTGGCGACGAAGCTATGTCTGCTGCTCGAATCTTTCCGAACCGTGCCCGCACGAAAATCGTGGCCACTGTCGGACCGGCTTGCCGGACCCCGGAAATGCTGGAAGAACTGATCCTCGCCGGCGTGGACGTGTTCCGCGTGAACCTCGCCCACGGCGATTTGAAGGATCACTCGGAAGTGGTGCGGAATATCCGCGAGATCAGTGCGAAGGTTGGTCGCCCGATCGCCGCCCTGGCGGACCTTTCGGGACCGAAAATTCGTCTGGGAACGCTGCCGGAAGACATCGTGCATTGCCACGAAGACGATATTTATACGTTCGTGCGAGGCGAAGACAGCGCTGAAGCGAAGACCCTGACTTGCAACTACGAGCCGCTGATCGACGAGTTGGAAGTTGGCAACGACGTGATGTTGGCCGACGGTACGGTCATGATGACCGTGATCGAGAAGACTGCTGACACGGCAACCTGCAAAGTGGTCCAGGCTGGTCCGATCCGCAGCCGTCAGGGCATCAATCTGCCTGGCACCAAGCTCAGCGTTGAAGCACTGACCCCGCAAGATATCGAACACGTTAAGTGGGCCGCCGAGAACGATCTCGACTACGTGAGCCTCAGTTTCGTGCGATCGGCAAACGATCTTCGCCAACTGCGCGACCTGCTGATGCAGCATGAATCGCGTGCTTTCATCATCGCCAAGATCGAGAAGCGTGAAGCCCTGGACAACCTGGAAGAAATCGTTCGCGAGTCGAACGGCGTGATGGTTGCCCGTGGTGACTTGGGTGTCGAAATCGACGTCGCTGAAGTTGCCGCTTCGCAGAAACTGATCGTGTCGACCTGTTCGCGGATCGGTCGTCCGGTGATCGTGGCGACGCAGATGCTTGACAGCATGACCACCTCGAATCGTCCAACGCGTGCTGAAGCAACCGACGTGGCTAATGCCATTTTGGACGGTGCCGATGCCTGTATGCTCTCGGGCGAAACGGCCGTGGGTGTTCATCCTGTGGCAGTTGTGAAGATGATGAACCGCATCATGCTGGCCACCGAAAAGATGTGGATGGACGAACGTGGACCAGCCCGCAAGATCGACAATCGCGTCGCTCA
The sequence above is drawn from the Blastopirellula marina genome and encodes:
- a CDS encoding sulfatase, with protein sequence MVYRLPHLALRLLLLAMIAICCADFASAQETSTAKKPNFVVIFCDDLGYGDLGCFGNPTIRTKHLDQMASEGMKFTQFYVAASVCTPSRAGLMTGRLPCRSGMCSNTRRVLFPNSKGGLPAEEFTIAEALKEGGYATACIGKWHLGHHKQFLPTSNGFDYYFGIPYSNDMDRIASAPKGRESFWHPKSEYFNVPLMRNEEIVERPADQTTITRRYTEETVKFIDENKDKPFFVYLAHSMPHVPLFRSPEFEGVSRRGYYGDVIEEIDWSVGQVLQKLRETGLDENTLVVFCSDNGPWLIYGDHGGSAGPLRDGKGSTFDGGMREPTIFWWPKTIPAAEVAADVGSTMDLMATFTSLAGLPLPSDRKLDSYDLTPVLKQTGKSKREALFYYRGYELMAVRVGPWKMHLKTQTGYGQPKAEVHNPPLLYQLEEDPGESRDLAKENPEVIQSIQKLIEQHQKEMVFADSQLEL
- a CDS encoding SDR family NAD(P)-dependent oxidoreductase, which produces MTYWKDKVAVVTGASQGFGKVLAQQLIAQGCHVVLAARDEDKLSAAAAQLDADGKQTHCVPTDVTNDDDVVNLLAEVRQKYGKLDALFNIAGVSSRGLVCETSIDEFLCSYDLNVLSTVRCVQAARPLLEASRGHIVNMGSLASKSASKFIGPYATSKFALAGLNHQLRLELADAGIHVMLVCPGPIAREDAGTRYAQQTTNLPDSAAKPGAGVKVKAIDPQTLAATVLKGCEKRQTEIVMPGKARLLFAIAQLSGAWGDWVLRRFTSS
- a CDS encoding Gfo/Idh/MocA family protein; this encodes MSPRPSDRRSFLKTSAATAAAVSVPYIFTSQNALADEQKSSESNDRPLVGCIGTGSRWNAVGPNAMQLGDVVAVCDVDANHANGAKKKVTDIQSKKGVNRDVDVYEDYQKILDRNDIEIVTIVTTDHWHSKIAIEAMKAGKDVYCEKPLTLTIDEGKKICQVAKETGRVFQVGTQQRSEMGLKFLQAIALIRDGRIGDVQHVAVAIGGSPTSNSIPVVDVPSGLNWEKWLGQAPLVDYRWAKEGNQPKTRCHYEFRWWYEYSGGKLTDWGAHHVDIAQWGIGQSGDGQGPSSIEPIYAKHPVEFKDGMPLQDDRYNCATNFHVKATFDNGVVMDIKDSHQKELGFDNGIMFTGTKGRFLVNRGKIVGGPVDELKDNPLPENAIAEVYGGKAPAGNNAHMANFFECVKTRKLPISDVFTHHRALTTCHLSNIAIRLNRSLKWDPKSEQILGDDQANAMQSREARKGYEVTV
- the pyk gene encoding pyruvate kinase, coding for MSAARIFPNRARTKIVATVGPACRTPEMLEELILAGVDVFRVNLAHGDLKDHSEVVRNIREISAKVGRPIAALADLSGPKIRLGTLPEDIVHCHEDDIYTFVRGEDSAEAKTLTCNYEPLIDELEVGNDVMLADGTVMMTVIEKTADTATCKVVQAGPIRSRQGINLPGTKLSVEALTPQDIEHVKWAAENDLDYVSLSFVRSANDLRQLRDLLMQHESRAFIIAKIEKREALDNLEEIVRESNGVMVARGDLGVEIDVAEVAASQKLIVSTCSRIGRPVIVATQMLDSMTTSNRPTRAEATDVANAILDGADACMLSGETAVGVHPVAVVKMMNRIMLATEKMWMDERGPARKIDNRVAQVHPVTQAVVSGASITAEHLGAKLLVTATRTGGTALTKAKLRDAIPTISVSDSDAALRRMCLYWGVTPIANAPVHNGIQLRRFIDQWGLSNGYLEEGDRVVFITGGGIMQSAEYIVVVHRVEKPQD